Sequence from the Dehalobacter sp. genome:
TGTTTGGCTTTGAATTGATGATGGCACCCTACACCATCGCTCACATGAAACTCAGCATGACGCTTAAGGAAACCGGTGTCGATGAACTCAGCGACCGTTTGGGCGTCTATCTCACCAACACACTCGAAGAGGGCGTCCCCCTTCAACCAGGTCTCTTCAATTTTGGTCTGTCGGCTGCAGTCAGCGAAGAGAGCCACCTTGCTGCCAAAGTTAAGAGCGACCATCCAGTGATGGTTGTCATCGGTAACCCACCTTATAGTGGTGAATCTTCAAATAAAACCCCTTTCGCTCAAAGTCTCGTAGAAAAATACAAGTACGAACCTGGAGGCTTCATTAAACTACAAGAAAGGAATCCGAAGTGGATTAACGATGATTATGTAAAGTTCTTGGCTTTTGCCGAAAATTTGATACTTCATAATCAGGAAGGTGTTCTAGCAATGATTACAAATCATGCCTATTTGGATAATCCTACCTTCCGAGGATTACGTTGGCACCTTGCCAAAACTTTTGACAAGATATTTGTCTTAGATCTACATGGTAATACTAAAAAGAAAGAAGAGGCACCCGACGGAAGCAAAGATGAAAATATTTTCGACATTATGCAGGGTGTCGCAATCATTTTGGCTGTTAAAAATCGAAAGCATAACATTATCGCAGAGGTTTTCTATTCGGACTTGTTTGGTGGAAGAGAAAAAAAATTTAGTGAATTAAATATTGGGTTAATAGATTATCAAAAAATTATCTTGGATCCGAAGATGTTCTACTTCGTAAACAAAAACATGGCTGGTAAAAGTGATTATGAACTAGGAGTATATATTTCGGAATTGTTTTCCCTGAACAGCGTCGGGGTGGTTACCGCAGCTGATTCGATACTGATATCTGATAACAAGCAAGAATTGGTTCGGAATATCAACAAAGCTAGAAGTAATCCAAAAAACGGGAAGATATACGATCGTCTTTTAAAGCAAGTAATCGATGAGAGTTTCATAAGACCAATTTCTTATAGGCCTTTTGACGAGCAATTCATCTATTACGACACCCAAGTAGTTGAAAGATCAAGAGAGAAAGTAATGAGGAATTACATCCTCGGGAACAACATTGGACTTGTATTCAAAAGGGGCGGTGTTGAAGAAAAATCACCGCCGATATTCGCTGTAAAGAATATTTCCGAATCGAGAGCATGGTCAAGACCAGGAATGCAAGGTATAGAGTTCAATGCTCCATTGTATATTTTTGATAGTGACGGCAAACGCTCTATCAACTTTCGGCCCAAAGCAGTTGAATTACTTATACAAAACTTAATTGAAGAACCTTCTCCAGAGGTTATCATAGACTACATATATGGAGCGTTACACAGCCCCTCCTATCGTGAAAAGTATAAAGAATTCCTCAAAATCGACTTCCCCCGTATACCTATTCCTACACAACAGGAGTTTGACCGTTTGGCGCCCCTCGGTCGTGAACTGCGCGAGTTACACCTCATGCAATCCCCCATCATCGATGAATATCAAACCACCTTCCCAATCGCAGGCGATTGCAAGGTCGAAAAACTGTCCTATTCAGAAGGCAAGGTTTGGATCAACAAAACGCAGTACTTTGGCAACGTGCCTGAGCTTGCCTGGAACTTTTACATCGGCGGCTACCAACCCGCTCAGAAATGGCTCAAAGACCGCAAAGGTCGCCAACTATCTGATGCTGACCTGGTCCACTACCAACGCATCATCAAAATCCTGCTCGAAACCGATCGGCTAATGAAGGAGATCGGGTAATCTTTTGAAAACGGCCAATTAACTTATTCAAAGATTGAACGGACTATATGAAGAAATTAGTAGATCTTTCAAATACCGATGCCAGAGACTTTTTTCTTAAGGGAAGCAGTTACTTTTCATCGGATTTACCCCCATACTTGAGTTTCGAACCGCTTTTATTGGAAGTAGCCACCAAAATGAATGGGGCGTATTATCCCGATGTTAGCGACAAAAGGCAAAAAATAAAACCACAAGATGTTGATAATGTAAATTATCTTTTGTTAAGTAACAAAGATGGCAGGTTTGATTGGCGACCAATGGAATTGATTCATCCATTAATTTATGTTTCTTTGGTAAATTTAATCTGCAAGGATGAGAACTGGAACTCCATTACAAAACGATGGTCAAGTTTTCAAGGTGGAATGGTTGATTGCTGTTCTTGTCCAGTTTCTTCTGAAAACGATGAGAAGGATAAAGCGGCTCAAGTAACTAATTGGTGGAATCAAGTCGAACAGCAATCACTTATGTACTCATTGGAGTTCAGTCATGTTCTCCACACTGATGTTACGAATTGCTACGGGTCTCTTTATACCCATAGTATTGCTTGGGCAATACATGGCTTCAATGAAGTAAAAAATCATAAAAATGAGATGTATTATCTAGGAAATCTCATTGATGCGTACATCAGAGCTGGCCGCTATGGTCAGACAAATGGTATTTCACAGGGCTCTGTTCTGATGGACTTTATTGCTGAGATCGTCCTTGGGTATGTCGACAGTCTCATTAATGAAGAACTGGCAGGAGAAACTGATTTACGAATCCTCAGATATCGCGATGATTACAGAATTTTTGCAAATAATGATGAAACATGTGAAAGGATACTGAAGGTAATCAGCGAAAAATTATTGTTTGTCGGAATGAAACTAGGGAACTCCAAAACTAATCTTTGTAGAAATGTAGTTGAAGGTGCGATAAAACCAGATAAGTTAGCGGGCATTAGTTTACACGATCTAGGTAGTGAACAAATGCTTACAATACAGAAGAAACTGTTAAGACTTCATTCCTTTGGGCAGCATTTTCCCAATAGCGGCACCCTTAGGCGGTTGATTAGTGAATTGCAAAGTGACATCTATGACAACTTATCGGAAGTCCCTCAAGACCTGGGAGTTCAAGTAGCGATAGCAACTGATATCGGCTTTGATTCTCCCAGTACTTTTCCAGCAATTGCTGGAATCCTTAGCAGGCTTATCTCACTTGCTCCTCCTCAAGAGAAAGTACAACTTTGGGACAAGGTCACTAGGAAGATGGCTCGAGTACCGAACAATGGCTACCTCGATGTTTGGCTACAACGAGTGATTGAGCCAAAAGACGTAGGTTTGAAATCAAACAGCAACGAGCCTATATGCAAAATAGTAAACCATGAACCCGCTGACTTATGGAATAATCAGTGGATATGTGATTCAAACTTGGCAAACTCATTGGACCT
This genomic interval carries:
- a CDS encoding DNA methyltransferase; this encodes FGFELMMAPYTIAHMKLSMTLKETGVDELSDRLGVYLTNTLEEGVPLQPGLFNFGLSAAVSEESHLAAKVKSDHPVMVVIGNPPYSGESSNKTPFAQSLVEKYKYEPGGFIKLQERNPKWINDDYVKFLAFAENLILHNQEGVLAMITNHAYLDNPTFRGLRWHLAKTFDKIFVLDLHGNTKKKEEAPDGSKDENIFDIMQGVAIILAVKNRKHNIIAEVFYSDLFGGREKKFSELNIGLIDYQKIILDPKMFYFVNKNMAGKSDYELGVYISELFSLNSVGVVTAADSILISDNKQELVRNINKARSNPKNGKIYDRLLKQVIDESFIRPISYRPFDEQFIYYDTQVVERSREKVMRNYILGNNIGLVFKRGGVEEKSPPIFAVKNISESRAWSRPGMQGIEFNAPLYIFDSDGKRSINFRPKAVELLIQNLIEEPSPEVIIDYIYGALHSPSYREKYKEFLKIDFPRIPIPTQQEFDRLAPLGRELRELHLMQSPIIDEYQTTFPIAGDCKVEKLSYSEGKVWINKTQYFGNVPELAWNFYIGGYQPAQKWLKDRKGRQLSDADLVHYQRIIKILLETDRLMKEIG
- a CDS encoding RNA-directed DNA polymerase → MKKLVDLSNTDARDFFLKGSSYFSSDLPPYLSFEPLLLEVATKMNGAYYPDVSDKRQKIKPQDVDNVNYLLLSNKDGRFDWRPMELIHPLIYVSLVNLICKDENWNSITKRWSSFQGGMVDCCSCPVSSENDEKDKAAQVTNWWNQVEQQSLMYSLEFSHVLHTDVTNCYGSLYTHSIAWAIHGFNEVKNHKNEMYYLGNLIDAYIRAGRYGQTNGISQGSVLMDFIAEIVLGYVDSLINEELAGETDLRILRYRDDYRIFANNDETCERILKVISEKLLFVGMKLGNSKTNLCRNVVEGAIKPDKLAGISLHDLGSEQMLTIQKKLLRLHSFGQHFPNSGTLRRLISELQSDIYDNLSEVPQDLGVQVAIATDIGFDSPSTFPAIAGILSRLISLAPPQEKVQLWDKVTRKMARVPNNGYLDVWLQRVIEPKDVGLKSNSNEPICKIVNHEPADLWNNQWICDSNLANSLDLSKIVVGSVYDTPEVMNPAEIELYRRNLYLY